In the genome of Macellibacteroides fermentans, one region contains:
- a CDS encoding MBL fold metallo-hydrolase, whose translation MEITTLIENLVYQSGLVAEHGLSFYMEGYHKKILFDTGQSDRFIDNAKALGIDLSDVDALVVSHGHYDHTGGLEAFLKINTKAVIYMKPGAIDAKYHGKDRFIGTTIDVQLLKDRLCLVYERTEIDKGIFVMPHTPLVNADDTSMHGFQVKEDQKIKDDTFQDELFLTIVRSGKLSIISSCSHRGISNMVYEAVRTFILSVDLILGGFHLKNCTPRQYEEVIECMNEIQPKRIGVCHCTGIEKYFTLKQDLSCTVFYNMTGHRVFI comes from the coding sequence GACTTGTAGCTGAGCATGGGCTGTCTTTTTATATGGAAGGATATCACAAGAAAATTCTTTTCGATACCGGACAAAGCGATCGTTTCATAGATAATGCCAAAGCATTGGGTATAGACCTTAGCGATGTAGATGCACTGGTTGTTAGTCACGGACATTACGACCACACTGGCGGATTAGAGGCCTTTCTGAAGATTAATACCAAGGCTGTCATCTATATGAAACCCGGAGCCATTGATGCCAAGTATCACGGAAAGGATCGTTTTATCGGAACAACCATTGATGTCCAACTACTAAAGGATCGCCTCTGTTTGGTTTATGAACGGACTGAAATAGACAAAGGAATATTTGTTATGCCCCATACACCTCTTGTAAATGCAGATGATACATCTATGCATGGCTTTCAGGTAAAAGAAGATCAGAAGATAAAGGACGATACATTTCAGGACGAACTGTTTTTAACCATTGTTCGAAGTGGAAAGCTTTCCATAATAAGCAGTTGTTCTCATAGGGGGATAAGCAATATGGTGTATGAAGCCGTAAGAACATTCATTTTGTCGGTCGACCTGATTCTGGGTGGCTTCCATCTTAAAAACTGCACTCCCCGGCAATACGAGGAGGTTATAGAATGTATGAATGAAATACAACCCAAAAGAATAGGCGTATGTCATTGTACTGGTATTGAAAAGTATTTTACACTTAAGCAAGACCTTTCCTGTACCGTTTTTTATAATATGACCGGTCATCGTGTGTTTATATAA
- a CDS encoding C-GCAxxG-C-C family protein, whose translation MNFSNKIADFDIEERVDKAVDNFYTGYNCAQSVFLAYWDILGLEYDVARNMSVSFGAGVGRMREICGTVTAMAMIAGFKYPISVPNDENESNSVDNIIREMAGIFKDKHHTILCRELLPESELQSTPAPSIRTKEYYQRRPCSAFIADAARIAGFMLKEQLSSLQSAKS comes from the coding sequence ATGAATTTCTCTAATAAAATAGCTGATTTTGATATTGAAGAACGTGTTGATAAAGCTGTTGATAACTTTTATACAGGTTATAATTGTGCCCAATCTGTGTTTCTGGCATATTGGGATATTCTTGGATTAGAGTACGATGTAGCTAGAAATATGTCTGTTTCTTTCGGAGCGGGAGTCGGCCGTATGCGTGAAATATGCGGAACAGTGACAGCAATGGCCATGATAGCCGGATTTAAATATCCGATATCAGTACCTAATGATGAAAATGAATCCAACAGCGTTGATAATATTATAAGGGAAATGGCCGGAATTTTTAAAGATAAACATCATACAATCCTTTGTCGCGAATTATTACCGGAATCGGAGTTGCAATCTACTCCTGCCCCATCCATCCGGACAAAAGAATATTATCAACGCAGACCATGCTCAGCCTTTATTGCTGATGCAGCCAGAATTGCAGGGTTTATGCTTAAAGAACAGCTCTCAAGTTTACAATCTGCAAAATCTTAA
- a CDS encoding RNA polymerase sigma factor: MIKNDKMTDQDIITEILLGNRFLFSKLIDKYQRMVFTLAMGFVHQKENAEDLTQDIFIKVWIALPNYKGDAIFSTWLYRIAVNYCINFVEKNKRNRFIVLAEELIGHVFNTAINDKDAQQELEEMESGNLVRTAIDSLPINQRTAFILSAYEELPIKEIASIMNRSEGAVEQLLQRAKMNLKKKIKHP, encoded by the coding sequence ATGATCAAAAATGATAAGATGACCGATCAGGATATTATAACAGAGATACTGTTGGGTAATAGATTCTTGTTTAGCAAACTAATTGACAAATACCAGCGTATGGTGTTTACACTGGCTATGGGATTTGTACATCAGAAGGAGAATGCAGAGGATCTTACGCAGGATATTTTTATTAAGGTGTGGATTGCACTTCCCAATTATAAAGGAGACGCCATCTTTTCTACGTGGCTGTATCGGATTGCAGTTAATTACTGTATTAATTTTGTAGAGAAGAATAAACGAAATCGCTTTATTGTATTGGCTGAAGAGCTTATAGGCCATGTGTTTAATACGGCTATTAACGATAAAGATGCACAACAGGAGTTAGAAGAAATGGAAAGTGGAAACCTTGTACGTACTGCCATAGATTCATTGCCAATCAATCAACGAACGGCTTTTATTCTAAGTGCATATGAAGAACTGCCGATAAAAGAAATTGCCTCAATTATGAATCGATCAGAGGGGGCTGTTGAGCAACTTTTGCAACGAGCCAAAATGAATCTTAAGAAAAAAATAAAACATCCGTAG